Proteins encoded in a region of the Sphingopyxis sp. OAS728 genome:
- a CDS encoding GGDEF domain-containing protein, which produces MFGSPATLPLPVYRDFVDMLFSMWIPVFGLGAVFVGICLLVGRELDSAFLLALAAVGAVVTALRVASFRAYDRVKPVASYDDLRRWERRYAAGNYATAVLLAALNVTAISVHYPLLHLITVSLIFSFGAGIVSRTSVRPAICVTSLLIATVPTVVALAWHATEAHSIALHGELFLIEAFIVASITGLSLQTVAHLHRSAVEHHTARHDMAQLARTDALTGLSNRLVLRELFQDRAERAMRARNLVALHFLDLDGFKAINDRHGHPAGDALLEQVARRLETMVRADDVVARLGGDEFIVLQAGLRDESEAELLARRIIREIGKPYLVDDISMAVSVSVGIATAPKLGVELERLIACADAALYRAKAGGKSRALFCIEEDARAADMAA; this is translated from the coding sequence TTGTTTGGAAGCCCCGCAACGCTTCCGCTGCCGGTCTATCGCGACTTCGTCGATATGCTCTTCTCCATGTGGATCCCGGTGTTCGGGCTCGGCGCGGTGTTTGTCGGCATCTGCCTGCTCGTCGGACGCGAACTCGACAGCGCTTTTCTCCTCGCGCTTGCCGCCGTCGGCGCGGTGGTGACTGCGCTGCGCGTCGCGTCCTTCCGGGCCTATGACCGGGTGAAGCCCGTCGCCTCCTATGACGATCTCAGGCGATGGGAACGCCGTTATGCGGCGGGCAATTATGCGACCGCCGTCCTGCTCGCCGCGCTCAACGTCACCGCCATATCGGTCCACTATCCGCTGCTGCACCTGATCACGGTCAGCCTGATCTTCAGCTTCGGCGCCGGCATCGTGTCGCGCACGTCGGTGCGCCCCGCCATCTGCGTGACCAGCCTGCTGATCGCCACCGTGCCGACGGTCGTCGCGCTCGCCTGGCATGCGACCGAGGCGCACAGCATCGCACTGCACGGCGAACTCTTCCTGATCGAAGCGTTCATCGTCGCGTCGATCACCGGCCTCAGCCTTCAGACCGTCGCGCACCTGCACCGTTCGGCGGTCGAGCATCATACCGCGCGGCACGACATGGCGCAGCTCGCGCGCACCGATGCGCTGACGGGTCTGTCGAACCGCCTCGTGCTCCGCGAACTGTTTCAGGACCGCGCCGAACGTGCGATGCGGGCGCGCAACCTCGTCGCGCTCCATTTCCTCGACCTCGACGGGTTCAAGGCGATCAACGACCGCCACGGCCATCCCGCCGGCGACGCGCTGCTCGAACAGGTCGCGCGCCGGCTCGAAACGATGGTGCGCGCCGACGATGTGGTCGCGCGGCTCGGCGGCGACGAATTCATCGTCCTGCAGGCCGGCCTTCGCGACGAGAGCGAAGCCGAACTCCTTGCGCGCCGGATCATTCGCGAGATCGGCAAGCCCTATCTGGTCGACGACATCAGCATGGCGGTATCGGTGAGCGTCGGGATCGCGACCGCGCCGAAGCTCGGCGTCGAGCTGGAACGGCTGATCGCCTGCGCCGATGCCGCGCTGTACCGCGCCAAGGCGGGCGGCAAATCGCGCGCGCTATTCTGTATCGAGGAAGATGCCCGCGCCGCGGACATGGCGGCCTGA